Proteins encoded together in one Acaryochloris thomasi RCC1774 window:
- a CDS encoding SDR family oxidoreductase, whose product MSLQGQNIVIVGGSSGIGFETARLALQQGANVTIAGRSEEKLEKAKFHLIGNVWTVVADVTDETSVNQIFERLDQIDHVFIPAGGLSMGKILDTDPDEFRQGLEERIFGALYVVRAAVPKMPKHGSITLISGVRADRPIPGTTMTTVGVAAAEALTRSLALELAPIRVNAVAPGWTDTPLVSNVLGDNYDAVIRSVSEKIPVKRIGKSEEVAEAVIMLMNNGFINGEVLHIDGGERHVSAA is encoded by the coding sequence ATGTCACTTCAAGGGCAAAATATTGTGATTGTCGGCGGTAGTAGTGGGATCGGGTTTGAAACGGCACGTTTGGCACTTCAGCAAGGCGCAAATGTGACAATCGCCGGACGGTCTGAAGAAAAGCTAGAAAAAGCGAAGTTTCATCTGATTGGGAATGTGTGGACTGTAGTGGCTGATGTGACAGACGAGACATCAGTGAACCAGATTTTTGAGAGACTCGATCAGATCGATCACGTTTTCATTCCGGCAGGTGGATTGAGCATGGGCAAGATTCTCGATACTGACCCGGATGAGTTTCGTCAAGGATTGGAAGAGCGGATTTTTGGCGCTCTTTATGTGGTGAGGGCAGCGGTTCCTAAAATGCCGAAGCATGGTTCGATTACGCTGATTTCTGGAGTCCGTGCCGATCGCCCCATTCCAGGTACAACGATGACCACTGTAGGCGTTGCAGCAGCAGAAGCCCTGACGCGTAGTTTGGCTTTGGAACTGGCTCCCATTCGAGTTAATGCCGTGGCTCCAGGCTGGACAGATACACCGCTGGTCAGCAATGTGTTGGGCGATAACTACGACGCAGTGATTCGTTCCGTTTCTGAAAAAATTCCAGTCAAACGCATTGGTAAATCTGAAGAAGTAGCAGAGGCGGTCATCATGCTAATGAATAACGGCTTCATCAACGGCGAAGTTCTCCACATTGATGGCGGCGAACGCCATGTTTCTGCGGCGTAA
- a CDS encoding SDR family oxidoreductase encodes MFLITGATGNNGQEIVKQLVAAGQCVRILVRDPQKAADLQALGVEIATGDLDHPDTLDRAFESIEKALLLPANSLQQVEQEQNFIDAAKRADTMHIVKFSAAGADRNSPIQILNWHGQAEQYLEQSGIPFTHLRPVFFMQNLLQFAAPTQNEIYLPFGDATVAMVDIRDIAAVVVKALIEPEHEGKAYTITGAEALTMHQAVDRISQVRGRPLHYVAVTAEGFKQGLLQWGQPEWLAGALSDLLASVAEGRQSAVTTAIADVAQKQPISFAQFTQDYASAFKG; translated from the coding sequence ATGTTTCTAATCACTGGTGCAACAGGTAATAATGGACAAGAGATTGTAAAACAACTGGTTGCTGCCGGACAATGCGTGCGGATATTAGTACGCGATCCGCAAAAAGCAGCAGATTTACAGGCTTTGGGTGTTGAAATTGCCACAGGTGATCTTGATCACCCTGACACCCTCGATCGAGCATTCGAGAGTATTGAGAAAGCCTTGCTCTTGCCTGCCAATTCTCTTCAACAAGTTGAACAAGAACAGAATTTCATTGATGCAGCGAAACGCGCTGACACCATGCACATTGTGAAATTCTCGGCAGCAGGTGCGGATAGGAATTCCCCGATTCAGATTCTCAACTGGCATGGTCAAGCAGAACAATATCTGGAGCAATCGGGAATTCCCTTTACCCACCTGCGACCGGTCTTTTTCATGCAAAACCTTCTGCAATTTGCCGCACCAACCCAAAACGAGATTTATCTGCCCTTTGGTGATGCCACTGTAGCGATGGTAGACATTCGCGATATCGCCGCCGTTGTAGTCAAAGCGTTAATCGAACCCGAACACGAGGGCAAGGCTTACACCATTACCGGTGCAGAAGCTCTGACAATGCATCAAGCCGTTGATCGCATTTCCCAAGTACGTGGCAGACCTCTACATTACGTCGCTGTCACCGCTGAGGGATTCAAACAGGGCTTGTTGCAATGGGGACAACCAGAATGGTTAGCAGGTGCCTTGAGCGATCTGTTGGCAAGCGTTGCCGAAGGTAGACAGTCAGCAGTGACCACTGCGATCGCCGATGTCGCCCAAAAACAACCTATCTCATTTGCTCAATTCACTCAAGATTACGCTTCAGCTTTCAAAGGTTAA
- a CDS encoding NmrA family NAD(P)-binding protein: MTKIDKTKPIVLVLGSTGQVGKLIVEALSYDKEVRVRVTSRRSEQVEALRQRGQDAVYLDLDDPHTFAGALAGVDRLFLLTGYTVAMLVQSKTLIDAAKKAGVQHIVHLGIFGEWDCTDPHFAWHQMIERYIVASGMAWTHLHPNYFMENLLGIAPLKDGVFSMFCGDRRLGMVALKDVAAVAGTILREGSTKFAGKDYWMSTVALNGAEAAVILSKVLQQEIHCDYKQPEDLGDLLMSGDIPVEPNYAEASVEFMRQVMDGRMGYIGSVRDDVQFVTGKPSTSFEQWAIENRDRLIPNK, translated from the coding sequence ATGACTAAGATCGACAAAACCAAACCCATTGTTTTAGTGCTTGGCTCCACCGGGCAAGTTGGAAAATTAATTGTGGAAGCCTTGAGTTACGACAAGGAAGTTCGCGTTCGCGTGACTTCTCGCAGATCCGAACAGGTTGAAGCACTGCGCCAACGAGGACAGGATGCCGTTTATCTAGATTTAGACGACCCACACACCTTTGCGGGCGCACTGGCGGGAGTCGATCGCCTTTTCTTACTCACAGGCTATACAGTAGCAATGCTCGTGCAGAGCAAAACCTTGATTGACGCGGCGAAAAAAGCAGGCGTACAACACATTGTTCATCTGGGCATTTTTGGCGAGTGGGACTGTACCGATCCGCACTTTGCATGGCATCAGATGATCGAGCGCTACATCGTAGCTAGTGGAATGGCTTGGACGCATCTCCACCCAAACTATTTCATGGAAAATCTGTTGGGAATTGCACCTTTAAAGGACGGTGTGTTTTCGATGTTTTGTGGCGATCGCCGTTTGGGCATGGTTGCTCTCAAGGATGTAGCGGCGGTGGCGGGAACGATATTGCGCGAAGGTTCAACCAAATTTGCGGGTAAGGACTACTGGATGAGTACGGTCGCTTTGAATGGCGCAGAAGCGGCCGTAATCTTGAGCAAGGTACTGCAACAAGAAATCCATTGTGACTACAAACAACCCGAAGACCTAGGAGACCTGTTGATGTCTGGAGATATTCCGGTTGAGCCAAACTATGCTGAGGCGAGTGTGGAGTTTATGCGCCAAGTCATGGATGGTCGGATGGGCTATATCGGCAGCGTCCGCGATGACGTGCAATTTGTTACGGGTAAACCTTCAACATCTTTTGAGCAATGGGCGATTGAGAATCGCGATCGTCTAATTCCAAACAAGTAA
- a CDS encoding IS110 family transposase, which translates to MKILAIDLGKFKSVSCLLDTENNQTEFQTIPTLRWAFEQLLNTTHPHQVVFETSAVSGWVHDLCQSLGYRVLVANPNADAWQWRNVKRKTDKDDALKLAKLSALDQIQSVHMPTPAARQYKRLVKFRKTIVRQINQLKNGIRALFCAQGMTMLTGAKAWTLEGLAKLEKHRKSLSECNMEELWRGELDVDLTLLNTLSEQLNQLEKYLTQRAKQEERVQLLMSIPGVGRCLAEVIVTCLDDPHRFQNARQVSSYAGLVPRQHQSGQTNRLGKISKRGSRLLRSTLVEAAWLSLQYNPWAVEIFNRISGGQKTRRKTAIVAVARKLLVRCWAMLRHNQPWNPMLMQQLVEKAA; encoded by the coding sequence ATGAAAATCTTGGCAATTGATTTAGGGAAATTCAAGAGTGTGTCGTGTCTTTTGGATACTGAGAACAATCAAACAGAATTTCAAACTATACCAACATTGCGCTGGGCCTTTGAACAGTTACTCAATACAACTCACCCACACCAAGTCGTGTTTGAGACCAGTGCAGTCAGTGGTTGGGTTCATGACTTGTGTCAAAGCTTAGGCTATCGAGTATTGGTTGCGAACCCCAATGCAGATGCTTGGCAATGGCGGAACGTCAAACGAAAAACGGATAAAGATGATGCTCTTAAACTCGCCAAGCTGAGCGCACTAGATCAAATTCAATCTGTTCATATGCCGACTCCAGCAGCTAGACAGTATAAGCGGTTAGTAAAATTCCGTAAGACTATAGTGAGGCAAATCAATCAACTCAAAAATGGAATACGGGCTTTATTCTGCGCTCAAGGGATGACTATGTTGACCGGGGCGAAGGCTTGGACCCTTGAAGGACTTGCAAAATTAGAGAAGCATCGAAAGTCTTTATCAGAATGCAATATGGAAGAATTATGGCGAGGGGAATTAGATGTGGATCTGACGTTGCTTAACACCCTCTCAGAACAGCTAAATCAACTTGAGAAATACTTGACACAACGGGCTAAACAAGAAGAACGAGTGCAACTATTGATGAGTATTCCTGGGGTTGGACGGTGTCTGGCCGAAGTGATTGTCACTTGCTTGGATGATCCTCATCGCTTCCAAAATGCGAGACAAGTCTCATCCTATGCTGGCCTTGTTCCTCGTCAACATCAAAGTGGGCAAACCAATCGGCTAGGGAAGATTTCTAAACGTGGCTCTCGATTATTGCGTTCAACCTTAGTGGAGGCAGCTTGGCTCTCTTTGCAATACAACCCGTGGGCAGTAGAGATTTTTAATCGCATTAGTGGTGGACAAAAAACGCGCAGGAAAACGGCGATTGTGGCAGTGGCAAGAAAACTCCTTGTTCGCTGCTGGGCAATGTTACGGCACAATCAACCTTGGAATCCCATGTTGATGCAACAACTCGTTGAGAAGGCTGCTTAA
- a CDS encoding sulfotransferase domain-containing protein, translated as MNKLLVIALRIFRYVTYGPTDIYVVSYPKSGRTWLQSLIRKYLSLKYDLPEIEILSPKLLTKGIGLPRIKFTHDETHFSALLKYDKLSTSKRKFHGKKVLLIKRNIKDTLVSSYFHTTKRSKDFEGTISEFIRSDEFGVLKILKFYDIWLQNQDRPRTYISIQYEDLHTAPKDTLMKVLSFLGELNISEEYVDRSIEYCSFKNLNKLESKNKLKTAVLGQANTKDPDSFLIRKGKVGGHLDYLSQEDIEFIDKTIDQGMEAQQY; from the coding sequence ATGAATAAACTTCTAGTTATTGCTCTCCGTATTTTTCGTTATGTTACTTATGGTCCTACAGACATATATGTAGTCTCATATCCTAAGAGTGGGAGAACATGGCTTCAATCATTAATCAGAAAATATTTATCACTAAAGTATGATCTGCCAGAGATTGAAATACTCTCGCCCAAATTATTGACAAAGGGGATAGGTCTACCAAGAATAAAGTTCACTCATGACGAGACACATTTTTCAGCTCTATTAAAATACGATAAATTATCAACAAGTAAGCGGAAATTTCATGGGAAGAAAGTTTTACTAATAAAACGAAACATCAAAGATACATTAGTGTCTTCATACTTTCACACAACAAAGAGAAGCAAGGACTTTGAGGGTACGATTTCTGAATTCATTAGATCTGATGAATTCGGTGTACTGAAAATACTTAAGTTTTATGATATTTGGCTTCAAAATCAAGATCGACCTAGAACGTATATTTCTATTCAATATGAAGATCTACACACTGCCCCTAAAGACACACTAATGAAAGTCCTGAGCTTTCTCGGCGAACTAAATATTTCAGAGGAATATGTTGATCGTAGTATAGAATACTGCTCATTTAAAAATTTAAATAAACTAGAAAGTAAAAACAAGCTAAAAACTGCGGTCCTTGGACAGGCAAATACTAAAGATCCAGACAGCTTTCTAATACGGAAAGGCAAAGTAGGGGGGCATTTAGACTATTTATCGCAAGAAGATATCGAATTCATTGACAAGACAATTGATCAAGGGATGGAAGCGCAACAATATTAG
- a CDS encoding IS6 family transposase, translated as MPVDRPFKYRQYPPCIILWAVRWYLRYRLSYRDVAEMLAERGVSVDHTTIYRWVQRYSPELDARCRRHLRSTNDSWKLDETYIDIKGRSYYLWRAIDSSGFMLDFLLTARRDTQAAKRFLRKVLQREHVEQFPRVINTDKYVVYPRAIEELQESGELSEECEHRPVKYLNNLLEQDHRFVKLRVKAGLGFQDFWSAKRTIRGYETMNAIRKGQIVGVEKGDIRSQNHFICDIFGVAV; from the coding sequence ATGCCTGTTGATCGCCCTTTCAAATATCGCCAATATCCACCCTGCATCATTCTGTGGGCAGTGCGCTGGTATCTTCGGTATCGACTGAGCTATCGGGACGTTGCTGAAATGCTAGCTGAGCGGGGTGTTTCAGTTGACCACACCACCATCTATCGATGGGTTCAGCGCTATAGCCCTGAACTTGATGCACGCTGCCGCCGCCATCTTCGCTCCACCAACGACTCATGGAAGTTAGACGAAACGTATATCGATATCAAAGGTCGCTCCTATTACCTTTGGCGAGCAATTGATTCATCAGGCTTCATGCTCGACTTCTTACTGACAGCTAGGCGAGACACCCAAGCAGCTAAACGCTTTCTGCGTAAGGTCTTACAACGAGAGCATGTTGAGCAATTTCCCCGAGTGATTAACACAGATAAATACGTGGTCTATCCCAGAGCCATTGAGGAACTGCAAGAATCAGGTGAATTATCGGAAGAGTGTGAACATCGCCCCGTGAAATACCTGAATAACCTGTTGGAGCAAGATCATAGATTTGTGAAACTTAGAGTCAAAGCAGGACTTGGGTTTCAAGACTTCTGGAGTGCCAAGCGAACAATCAGAGGGTATGAGACGATGAATGCGATTCGCAAGGGGCAGATCGTTGGTGTTGAGAAAGGAGATATTCGGTCTCAAAATCACTTCATTTGTGACATCTTTGGGGTAGCTGTATAA
- a CDS encoding RNA recognition motif domain-containing protein has translation MSIYVGNLSYDVTDADLSGAFAEYGTVKSVKLPTDRETGRPRGFGFVEMSKDAEEEAAIEALDGAEWMGRDLKVNKARPKTNSGGGTGW, from the coding sequence ATGTCAATTTACGTCGGCAATCTCTCCTACGATGTCACCGATGCAGACTTAAGCGGTGCTTTTGCCGAATACGGTACTGTCAAAAGCGTCAAGCTCCCGACCGATCGTGAAACCGGACGCCCCAGAGGTTTTGGGTTCGTTGAGATGAGCAAAGATGCCGAAGAGGAAGCTGCCATCGAAGCTCTTGATGGAGCTGAGTGGATGGGACGCGACCTCAAGGTGAACAAAGCAAGACCCAAGACAAACAGCGGGGGTGGCACTGGTTGGTAA